A region of Streptomyces sp. NBC_01267 DNA encodes the following proteins:
- a CDS encoding CIS tube protein, with amino-acid sequence MSGAGPIAFSAAGTSGVSSGAKGGSARPKLEHAYLELRTPPTGGGLTPGGPCGRIEFQFNPKELSLTKAASWKRSPAKGAKSSGPPEYQGSQPSKLTVEMFFDASDTQDTRVVTSVEQLFACCVPTSETRQQQRSSPPWVVFHWGGLTGFPGYVSQVQAKYTLFTTSGVPIRAVCQVTMEEISGETPGQNPTSGALAARRIHQVDAGDSLPSLAQREYGDPAAWRVIAEANGIDDPMRLAPGSQLLLPALDELSRLEEAPDRGRF; translated from the coding sequence ATGAGCGGTGCGGGACCCATCGCCTTCAGCGCCGCCGGTACGTCCGGTGTGTCATCGGGTGCGAAGGGCGGATCGGCGCGGCCCAAGCTGGAGCACGCGTACCTGGAGCTGCGGACACCCCCGACCGGCGGTGGTCTCACCCCGGGCGGTCCCTGCGGGCGTATCGAATTCCAGTTCAATCCCAAGGAGTTGAGCCTCACCAAGGCCGCCTCCTGGAAGCGGAGTCCGGCCAAGGGTGCCAAGAGCTCGGGGCCGCCCGAGTACCAGGGGTCGCAGCCCAGCAAACTCACCGTCGAGATGTTCTTCGACGCCAGCGACACCCAGGACACCCGGGTGGTGACATCCGTCGAGCAGCTCTTCGCGTGCTGTGTGCCGACGAGCGAGACCCGGCAGCAGCAGCGGTCCTCGCCGCCGTGGGTCGTCTTCCACTGGGGAGGGCTCACCGGATTCCCCGGCTACGTCAGCCAAGTCCAGGCCAAATACACCCTGTTCACCACCTCCGGAGTGCCGATCCGGGCGGTCTGCCAGGTCACCATGGAGGAGATCAGCGGGGAGACGCCGGGACAGAACCCGACCTCCGGTGCCCTGGCCGCCCGCCGGATCCACCAGGTGGACGCCGGGGACTCGCTGCCGTCCCTCGCGCAGCGCGAGTACGGGGACCCGGCGGCCTGGCGGGTGATAGCCGAGGCGAACGGGATCGACGACCCGATGCGGCTGGCGCCCGGCAGCCAGCTCCTCCTCCCCGCCCTCGACGAGCTGAGCCGGCTCGAAGAGGCGCCGGACCGGGGGCGGTTCTGA
- a CDS encoding phage tail sheath family protein, which yields MPSYLSPGVYVEEIESGSRPIEGVGTSVAAFVGFAQQGPFDEPTLITNWSQFVSRFGDFVGGTYLATSVYGFFANGGGTCYVVRIGDGSEPVEGGEEAGDGAPGQLPAGSETQLGPYAVKPRAGVTGQITVEVADDEGDDPPSDVFQLIVKRDGQVAETYPSVTTKRSKDNVATRVNAKSELVEMREPGRGAAPARPGTQSVELAPAAPAAGAPGVLTPEVYVGDADRRTGLSGLEAVDEVTMVVVPDLMSAYERGLLDLESVIAVQQGLISHCELMGDRIAILDPPPALSPQQVRAWRTDRANFDSKYATLYYPWISVADPSSGRASLVPPSGHVAGLWARSDDSRGVHKAPANEVVRGAVALQTQLTKGEHDLLNPIGLNCIRSFPGRGIRVWGARTLASDPAWRYLNVRRLFNYLEESILSGTQWVVFEPNDDALWARIRRTVSAFLVNEWRRGALFGLTPDEAFYVKCDRETNPVESIDAGQVICEVGVAPVKPAEFVVFRLSQLTGGIGGIDE from the coding sequence ATGCCGTCGTACCTGTCCCCGGGCGTCTACGTCGAAGAGATCGAGTCCGGATCCCGGCCGATCGAAGGGGTGGGCACCTCGGTTGCCGCCTTCGTCGGCTTTGCCCAGCAGGGGCCGTTCGACGAGCCGACCCTGATCACGAACTGGAGCCAGTTCGTGAGCCGCTTCGGCGATTTCGTCGGCGGAACGTACCTCGCGACCTCCGTGTACGGCTTCTTCGCCAATGGTGGCGGCACCTGCTACGTCGTACGCATCGGTGACGGTTCGGAGCCGGTGGAGGGTGGCGAAGAAGCCGGAGACGGTGCGCCGGGGCAGCTGCCCGCCGGCTCGGAGACGCAGCTCGGCCCGTACGCCGTGAAGCCACGTGCCGGAGTGACCGGTCAGATCACCGTCGAGGTTGCCGACGACGAGGGCGACGACCCGCCGTCCGACGTCTTCCAGCTGATCGTCAAGAGGGACGGCCAGGTGGCGGAGACGTATCCGTCCGTCACCACCAAGCGCAGCAAGGACAACGTCGCCACCCGGGTCAACGCCAAGTCGGAGCTCGTCGAGATGCGGGAGCCCGGACGCGGTGCGGCGCCCGCCAGGCCCGGGACACAGTCGGTCGAGTTGGCCCCGGCGGCTCCCGCGGCCGGTGCGCCCGGCGTGCTGACGCCGGAGGTGTACGTCGGCGACGCGGACCGCCGGACCGGCCTGAGCGGTCTGGAAGCGGTCGACGAGGTCACGATGGTCGTCGTTCCCGACCTGATGAGCGCGTACGAACGCGGGCTGCTGGACCTGGAGTCGGTGATCGCCGTACAGCAGGGGCTCATCAGCCACTGCGAGCTGATGGGCGACCGGATCGCCATCCTCGACCCGCCCCCGGCGCTCAGCCCGCAGCAGGTCAGGGCCTGGCGCACGGACCGGGCCAACTTCGACTCGAAGTACGCGACGCTCTACTACCCCTGGATCAGCGTGGCCGACCCGTCGTCGGGGCGCGCCTCCCTCGTACCGCCGAGCGGTCACGTCGCCGGGCTGTGGGCACGCAGCGACGACTCGCGCGGGGTGCACAAGGCGCCGGCGAACGAAGTCGTGCGCGGGGCGGTCGCGTTGCAGACCCAGCTGACCAAGGGCGAGCACGATCTGCTCAACCCGATCGGACTGAACTGCATTCGTTCGTTCCCGGGCCGCGGTATCAGGGTTTGGGGAGCGCGGACGCTCGCCTCCGATCCCGCTTGGCGGTACCTCAATGTGCGGCGCCTCTTCAACTACCTGGAGGAGTCGATTCTCTCCGGCACGCAGTGGGTCGTGTTCGAGCCGAACGACGACGCGCTGTGGGCCCGTATCCGCCGAACGGTCTCCGCGTTCCTGGTCAATGAATGGCGCAGGGGCGCGCTGTTCGGGCTCACTCCGGACGAGGCGTTCTACGTGAAGTGCGACCGGGAGACCAACCCGGTGGAGAGCATCGACGCCGGGCAGGTCATCTGCGAGGTGGGCGTGGCGCCCGTCAAACCGGCCGAGTTCGTGGTGTTCCGGCTGTCGCAGCTGACCGGTGGCATCGGAGGGATCGACGAGTGA
- a CDS encoding phage tail protein: MPATPQDIDPAVSVCFVVTIDDIELGSFNTCDGLGCEVVLETREEGGNNGHLWQLPTRLKYSNVKLSRPLTQETEKVARWFATMTTGFSRKTAHIEARTGDGRKVAQWGLLEVVPVRWTGPSFTPESPKVATETIEIAHHGYVMEG; the protein is encoded by the coding sequence ATGCCCGCCACCCCACAGGACATCGACCCCGCCGTCAGTGTCTGTTTCGTCGTGACGATCGACGACATCGAACTCGGGTCGTTCAACACATGTGACGGGCTGGGCTGCGAAGTGGTCCTCGAAACGCGTGAGGAGGGCGGCAACAACGGTCATCTGTGGCAGCTCCCGACCCGGCTGAAGTACTCGAACGTCAAGCTGTCCAGGCCGCTCACCCAGGAGACCGAGAAGGTCGCCCGCTGGTTCGCCACGATGACGACCGGCTTCAGCCGCAAGACCGCTCACATCGAGGCACGCACCGGCGACGGCCGCAAAGTGGCCCAGTGGGGGCTGCTCGAAGTCGTGCCCGTGCGCTGGACCGGTCCCTCGTTCACGCCCGAGTCGCCCAAGGTCGCGACGGAGACGATCGAGATCGCCCACCACGGCTACGTGATGGAGGGCTGA
- a CDS encoding phage tail protein, whose protein sequence is MPLPDLDSSVGHSFGLEFDSVVIKQITEVSGLKMEQDVIELKQNTADGKYAIKKLPGRPKAGEVTVTRGLTEDNSFERWIKDSRFGRMTDARRNGAVIVYDYEGVAIKRYKLINAWPKSLEIGTLKAGDTSVLTEKLALTYESMELD, encoded by the coding sequence GTGCCACTTCCCGATCTCGACAGTTCCGTCGGGCATTCCTTCGGTCTGGAATTCGACAGCGTCGTCATCAAGCAGATCACCGAGGTCAGTGGTCTGAAGATGGAACAGGACGTCATCGAACTGAAGCAGAACACCGCCGACGGCAAGTACGCCATCAAGAAGCTGCCGGGCCGTCCCAAGGCCGGTGAGGTCACGGTGACGCGCGGCCTCACCGAGGACAACAGCTTCGAGCGCTGGATCAAGGACTCCCGCTTCGGGCGGATGACGGACGCCCGTCGCAACGGCGCGGTCATCGTCTACGACTACGAAGGCGTCGCGATCAAGCGCTACAAGCTCATCAACGCCTGGCCCAAGTCCCTGGAGATCGGCACGCTCAAGGCGGGCGACACCTCGGTGCTGACGGAGAAGCTCGCGCTCACCTACGAGAGCATGGAACTCGACTGA
- a CDS encoding DUF6760 family protein, which translates to MTYAADLLYEEVAYLAYHFHWPLDDLLDMEHPERLRFVAQVARLNGQ; encoded by the coding sequence GTGACGTACGCGGCCGACCTGCTCTACGAGGAGGTCGCGTACCTCGCCTACCACTTCCACTGGCCGCTGGACGATCTGCTGGATATGGAGCACCCGGAACGCCTGAGATTCGTCGCGCAGGTGGCCCGCCTCAACGGGCAGTAA
- a CDS encoding phage tail protein encodes MKATSGKERADATRTSLSRSTESPAPERTPSPTAPHARRLDPRTAQRLQGRLGNATVARMVVAQRLTKAPPAAGGTGPAPVVITPAEQAPGLRAVNADVTAKKQRVSQHPPAAGESKSAQDAAVAPPDDKEAQGKAANAEKMNAAKPGEFNKQAFIDAVNKAIDAQAPKNLDEADKFSKSGKADKIKSEVDGKVTDGKTSSAKDIDTATKAPPDTAAAKDKPVTPMTPDHPPANPGAPDAAAAIPEKQPAAVTDFSGGPEANDKEMSDAQVTEGQLAKGNEPEFNQALSAKKSAEAHSAKAPAQGRAAENQQLSKAKAGAASSGAQAMNALTATRTGAGKKVDAGKGTAKSQDEQKRAQVTSKLQKVFDATKSDVEKILSGLDKQVDEKFTAGEKAARDAFTTDQKRRMNAYKHKRYSGMSGGLKWAKDKLMGMPKEANSLYQESRKLYVSRMQGVISSVADLIGTELGKAKARIAKGRNELKAEVDKLPADLRKFGEESAKDFAGKFDDLETEVNDKSKQLVQDLATKYTAALKKIDEDIKKLQDANKGLVDKAKDAIVGVIKTINDLKNLLLGILAKAASAIMKIIKDPIGFLGNLVRAVGAGLQLFITNIAEHLKSGVVSWLLGTAVQAGLELPQKFDLKGIIQIIASLLGLTWANIRARVTRKGVPDQAMNTVEQSVPVAQNLVREGPAGAVKEIAAEAGDLKSTILSKLTSYLIPTVLIAGITWIVSLLNPASAFVRAVKGIIDIVSFVVNQGAQLVEFVNSILDAVISIANGGSAGVPKMVEAALAASVPVLIGFLASLLGIGGLASKVKSVFHAVARPVNRAIDKIVDLIAKKGKALWARAKDRKGRNDDKGDARNSRPNYPDRTGADTSKAKDKKPFFYTLPKRRFRTADFGSHTLLFKEVGSRRELMVHSTPVSITDYLLRWKDSLPSVSSSERTTQESAHSDALSQHNEVMRAEQALPTKRSVAASHPNMQARFDELVLKFERLAELLALQKKPLPPLPPPVLPPFRNSVLATNFTAHYIAWPPPEGQVSTANKGFTLKGWRYVDARKLQGPQEYWLKMHLLPGRLGGMATDSNLVPARQSVNNPDFLTKVEEPAHSFLAYSNEHPKNPAIWYQVKVEFGHGARYEGFPSLIDVSWGTYDSDGSQWIRRHTPSGSYSDPQNPPPNTAVQTISLNTAGEARIADRMGGEEYLYFARQVVLLRKNAQGIQKPYDSVTDLEDRLEAWDQSKPIPWAGLPVMLDLLKSVIRLGEITIP; translated from the coding sequence ATGAAGGCGACTTCGGGGAAGGAACGCGCCGACGCCACCCGCACCAGCCTGTCCCGCTCGACGGAGTCGCCCGCTCCCGAGCGCACCCCTTCACCCACCGCACCGCACGCCCGCAGGCTCGACCCGCGCACCGCACAGCGTCTCCAGGGCCGGTTGGGGAACGCAACGGTGGCCCGGATGGTGGTCGCGCAGCGCCTCACCAAGGCACCCCCGGCGGCCGGCGGAACCGGTCCGGCTCCCGTAGTGATCACCCCGGCCGAACAGGCGCCGGGGCTGCGTGCGGTCAACGCGGATGTCACCGCGAAGAAGCAGAGGGTCTCCCAACACCCGCCCGCCGCAGGCGAATCCAAGTCGGCCCAGGACGCGGCGGTCGCTCCCCCGGACGACAAGGAAGCCCAGGGCAAGGCGGCCAACGCCGAGAAGATGAACGCGGCGAAACCGGGCGAGTTCAACAAGCAGGCGTTCATCGACGCGGTGAACAAGGCCATCGACGCGCAGGCCCCGAAGAACCTCGACGAGGCCGACAAGTTCTCCAAGTCGGGCAAGGCCGACAAGATCAAGTCCGAGGTGGACGGCAAGGTCACCGACGGCAAGACGTCCTCGGCGAAGGACATCGACACCGCCACCAAGGCCCCGCCGGACACCGCGGCGGCCAAGGACAAGCCGGTCACCCCGATGACCCCCGACCACCCACCGGCGAACCCGGGCGCCCCGGACGCCGCCGCCGCGATCCCTGAGAAACAGCCCGCGGCCGTCACCGACTTCTCGGGCGGCCCCGAGGCGAACGACAAGGAAATGTCGGACGCCCAGGTCACCGAGGGCCAACTGGCCAAGGGCAACGAACCGGAGTTCAACCAGGCCCTGTCGGCGAAGAAGTCAGCCGAGGCCCACTCCGCGAAGGCCCCGGCGCAGGGCAGAGCAGCGGAGAACCAGCAGCTCTCCAAGGCGAAGGCGGGCGCCGCGTCCTCCGGCGCCCAGGCCATGAACGCCCTGACGGCCACCCGTACCGGTGCGGGGAAGAAGGTCGACGCCGGGAAGGGCACGGCGAAGTCGCAGGACGAGCAGAAGCGCGCCCAGGTCACCTCGAAGCTCCAGAAGGTATTCGACGCCACGAAGAGCGACGTCGAGAAGATCCTCTCCGGCCTGGACAAGCAGGTGGACGAGAAATTCACGGCGGGCGAGAAGGCCGCCCGGGACGCGTTCACCACGGACCAGAAGCGCCGGATGAACGCGTACAAGCACAAGCGGTACTCCGGGATGTCCGGTGGTCTCAAGTGGGCCAAGGACAAGCTCATGGGGATGCCGAAGGAGGCCAACAGCCTCTACCAGGAGTCCCGGAAGCTCTACGTCTCCCGCATGCAGGGCGTCATCTCGTCCGTCGCCGACCTCATCGGTACGGAACTGGGCAAGGCGAAGGCCCGCATCGCCAAGGGCCGGAACGAGTTGAAGGCCGAGGTCGACAAACTCCCCGCCGACCTACGGAAGTTCGGCGAGGAATCAGCGAAGGACTTCGCCGGAAAGTTCGACGACCTGGAAACCGAGGTCAACGACAAGTCGAAGCAACTGGTCCAGGACCTGGCGACGAAGTACACAGCGGCCCTGAAGAAGATCGACGAGGACATCAAGAAACTCCAGGACGCCAACAAGGGCCTGGTCGACAAGGCGAAGGACGCGATCGTCGGCGTCATCAAGACGATCAACGACCTGAAGAACCTGCTCCTGGGCATCCTCGCCAAGGCCGCCTCCGCGATCATGAAGATCATCAAGGACCCGATCGGGTTCCTGGGCAACCTCGTGCGGGCGGTAGGAGCCGGGCTCCAGCTCTTCATCACCAACATCGCCGAACACCTCAAATCTGGCGTGGTGTCCTGGCTCCTGGGCACCGCGGTCCAGGCTGGCCTGGAACTCCCGCAGAAGTTCGACCTCAAGGGCATCATCCAGATCATCGCCTCACTACTGGGCCTGACCTGGGCGAACATCCGGGCCCGGGTCACCCGCAAGGGCGTCCCCGACCAGGCCATGAACACGGTGGAACAGTCCGTACCGGTCGCCCAGAACCTCGTACGAGAAGGCCCGGCAGGCGCGGTAAAGGAAATAGCCGCCGAGGCCGGCGACCTCAAGTCCACCATCCTCAGCAAACTCACCAGCTATCTGATCCCCACGGTCCTGATCGCGGGCATCACCTGGATCGTCTCCCTGCTCAACCCTGCCTCGGCATTCGTCCGCGCGGTCAAGGGAATCATCGACATCGTCTCCTTTGTCGTGAACCAGGGCGCGCAACTGGTGGAGTTCGTCAACTCCATTCTGGACGCGGTCATTTCCATCGCGAACGGCGGCTCGGCCGGGGTTCCGAAGATGGTGGAGGCGGCGCTGGCGGCGAGCGTCCCGGTGCTGATCGGGTTCCTGGCTTCACTCTTGGGGATCGGCGGCCTTGCCAGCAAGGTCAAGAGCGTCTTCCATGCGGTGGCCCGGCCCGTCAACAGGGCCATCGACAAAATCGTCGACCTCATCGCAAAGAAAGGGAAGGCTCTCTGGGCCAGAGCGAAAGACAGAAAGGGCAGGAATGACGACAAAGGTGACGCGCGGAATTCAAGACCGAATTACCCCGATCGCACCGGCGCCGACACCAGTAAAGCAAAAGACAAGAAGCCATTCTTTTACACCCTCCCAAAGAGAAGATTCCGCACGGCAGATTTTGGAAGCCATACGCTCCTCTTCAAAGAAGTAGGAAGTCGCAGGGAGCTGATGGTCCACAGCACGCCAGTTTCGATAACCGATTACCTGTTACGCTGGAAAGACTCCCTTCCAAGCGTTTCTTCATCCGAAAGAACGACACAGGAATCTGCGCACAGCGACGCACTCAGCCAGCACAACGAAGTAATGCGTGCGGAGCAGGCGCTACCAACGAAGAGGTCTGTCGCAGCCAGTCATCCCAACATGCAGGCTCGCTTTGATGAGTTGGTACTCAAATTTGAGCGGCTGGCCGAACTCCTGGCCCTCCAAAAGAAGCCGTTGCCACCGCTTCCTCCTCCCGTACTCCCACCGTTCCGAAACAGTGTTCTGGCTACGAATTTTACCGCCCATTACATAGCGTGGCCACCTCCCGAAGGCCAGGTCTCCACAGCGAACAAGGGGTTCACGCTGAAGGGCTGGCGTTACGTCGACGCCAGAAAACTTCAAGGCCCGCAGGAATACTGGCTGAAGATGCACCTCCTTCCCGGTCGACTAGGGGGGATGGCGACCGACTCAAATCTTGTGCCGGCACGCCAGAGCGTAAACAATCCGGACTTCTTAACAAAAGTCGAGGAGCCTGCTCATTCATTCCTCGCGTACTCGAATGAACATCCAAAGAACCCAGCGATCTGGTATCAAGTCAAGGTCGAGTTCGGCCACGGAGCACGATATGAGGGCTTCCCGAGTCTCATAGATGTCTCCTGGGGAACTTACGACAGTGACGGCAGCCAATGGATACGCAGACATACCCCTTCGGGATCATATTCAGACCCTCAAAATCCCCCGCCAAATACAGCTGTCCAGACCATCAGCCTCAACACGGCCGGAGAAGCGAGAATCGCAGACCGCATGGGCGGGGAGGAATACCTTTATTTCGCACGTCAGGTTGTTTTACTTCGAAAAAATGCCCAAGGAATACAGAAACCTTACGACTCGGTCACCGACCTGGAAGACCGGCTGGAGGCATGGGACCAGTCAAAACCTATCCCATGGGCCGGTCTACCCGTGATGCTCGACCTACTTAAATCTGTCATTCGACTTGGAGAGATTACCATTCCCTGA
- a CDS encoding VgrG-related protein: MAQQGVATALVVEFDGTPLPPKFVNTLVEGYVDDSRTLPDLFVLRFRDPDRVLLGQAGIKIGKEIRLLARAGGDTAPKPLLTGVVTALEVELDETGTFTVLRGLDESYRLFRGRRVASYQNMTLADICAQVAQRAGLKPGTVDVAGPVIEHIAQPNVTDWEFVRGLAEEAGAQAYVRDGQLHVTRPAEASGAPDGSARADRNPLVLEMGSNLLRCRAGVSAAEQVSEVEVRGWDIQGKKSLVGRAPAGKSATLELGVTAADVSAPFGEARFVVTDTAYGNQAQVDQAAKALAERIAGSFAELEAVIRGNPEVRAGTAVALNAVGAPFEGRYTVTSSRHVFDAVRGYETWITVSGQQERSLFGLTGGGAGGAAGPGSGSRCHGLVSGTVTDTQDPEGSGRVKVRFPWLSDEYASDWARTAQSGGTGGGEAFIPENGDEVLVGFEHGHLDRPYVLAGLYNGKDRPSKGGAGGAASGAGAGTAGSPGAPGGDLVDPTSGAVNRRAFASKGGNQLELLDAANGPQGVRLLTGDGKLKIELDRKDTVIVINSDGSVHIEATEQVSVKAAKGVALDAGQGTLELAGESVTLTSRSGVQVDGGTGKLKLSTGGAVDLQGAQVAVNGTQRTDIKGGSSLSVNAPMVTIN, encoded by the coding sequence ATGGCTCAGCAGGGCGTCGCCACCGCGCTGGTCGTGGAGTTCGACGGGACTCCGCTGCCGCCGAAGTTCGTGAACACCCTCGTCGAAGGCTATGTCGACGACAGCCGCACGCTCCCCGACCTCTTCGTCCTGCGCTTCCGCGACCCCGACCGGGTGCTCCTCGGCCAGGCCGGGATCAAGATCGGGAAGGAGATCCGGCTGCTGGCCCGCGCCGGCGGCGACACGGCACCGAAACCGCTGCTCACCGGAGTGGTCACCGCGCTGGAAGTGGAGCTGGACGAGACCGGCACCTTCACCGTGCTGCGCGGACTCGACGAGTCGTACCGGCTGTTCCGGGGGCGCCGGGTGGCCAGCTACCAGAACATGACCCTCGCCGACATCTGCGCCCAGGTCGCCCAGCGGGCAGGTCTGAAACCCGGCACCGTGGACGTGGCCGGGCCGGTCATCGAACACATCGCCCAACCCAACGTCACCGACTGGGAGTTCGTCCGCGGCCTCGCGGAGGAGGCGGGCGCCCAGGCGTACGTGCGCGACGGGCAGTTGCACGTCACCAGGCCCGCCGAGGCGAGTGGCGCCCCCGACGGGTCGGCGCGCGCCGACCGGAACCCCCTCGTCCTGGAGATGGGCAGCAATCTGCTCCGCTGCCGCGCCGGGGTGTCGGCCGCCGAGCAGGTCTCCGAGGTCGAGGTGCGCGGCTGGGACATCCAGGGCAAGAAGTCGCTGGTCGGGCGGGCCCCGGCCGGAAAGTCGGCGACGCTGGAGCTGGGCGTGACCGCGGCGGACGTGAGCGCGCCGTTCGGCGAGGCACGGTTCGTCGTCACGGACACGGCGTACGGGAACCAGGCGCAGGTGGACCAGGCGGCCAAGGCGCTGGCGGAGCGGATCGCCGGGTCGTTCGCGGAGCTGGAGGCGGTGATCCGCGGCAACCCGGAGGTGAGGGCGGGCACCGCGGTGGCGCTGAACGCCGTCGGGGCCCCCTTCGAGGGGCGGTACACGGTCACCTCGTCGCGCCATGTCTTCGACGCCGTACGCGGTTACGAGACGTGGATCACGGTCTCCGGGCAGCAGGAACGCTCGCTGTTCGGGCTGACCGGCGGCGGCGCCGGCGGGGCGGCCGGGCCCGGCAGCGGATCGCGCTGCCACGGACTGGTCAGCGGGACCGTCACGGACACCCAGGACCCGGAGGGCTCGGGGCGGGTGAAGGTCCGCTTCCCGTGGCTGTCCGACGAGTACGCGAGCGACTGGGCCCGCACCGCACAGTCCGGCGGAACGGGCGGGGGCGAGGCGTTCATCCCGGAGAACGGCGACGAGGTGCTGGTCGGCTTCGAGCACGGCCATCTGGACCGGCCGTACGTGCTCGCCGGTCTGTACAACGGGAAGGACCGGCCCTCGAAGGGCGGTGCGGGGGGCGCCGCCTCCGGCGCCGGGGCGGGGACTGCAGGCTCTCCGGGGGCCCCGGGCGGCGATCTCGTCGACCCCACCAGCGGGGCGGTCAACCGCCGCGCCTTCGCCTCCAAGGGCGGGAACCAGCTGGAACTGCTGGACGCCGCGAACGGGCCGCAGGGCGTCCGCCTCCTCACCGGCGACGGAAAACTGAAGATCGAACTCGACCGCAAGGACACGGTGATCGTGATCAACAGCGACGGCAGCGTGCACATCGAGGCCACCGAGCAGGTCTCCGTCAAGGCCGCCAAGGGGGTGGCCCTGGACGCCGGACAGGGAACGCTCGAACTCGCCGGGGAGAGCGTCACGTTGACCTCCAGGTCCGGCGTCCAGGTCGACGGCGGCACCGGGAAACTCAAGCTGTCGACGGGCGGCGCCGTCGACCTCCAGGGCGCCCAGGTGGCGGTCAACGGAACCCAGCGCACCGACATCAAGGGCGGCAGCTCCCTGTCCGTCAACGCGCCGATGGTCACGATCAATTGA